In Miscanthus floridulus cultivar M001 chromosome 8, ASM1932011v1, whole genome shotgun sequence, the sequence GGTGTAGGAACTTGGAGCTGTTTGGCCATGGCGACGCCTCGGCAATGATGACTTGGGTTGGGCTCCGTTGTGTTGGGTTGGTTGTTTCAGACACACTATCATAGTGGGTTTTTGCAAGTTTTTGATTAATTAACCATGCAATTCTGATGTTTTTTTGTTGGGCTCAATTTTTCTCATAAACCAGGTCATTCTTTTCTACCTATAGTGAACTTTAGGAACTCCCTTCCCCTTTCAgaggttgcttcaaaaagattTCACACAAAGAAAATCTCAATGTTCATCGTTCTGAATCGGAAGTAGAATCAGTGATGCATAGGCTAGGATACTGTGGTCCAATAGAAACTTGATGTTTTTTCAGCTAGCTGCGGATTCGTTAACCTGAAGTGGCTATACATGGGTGTGGTTGATCATGTAAAGTTTCATCTTTtagtattattattgttattatggCTGGTGGAAAATTTTTACGTGATCCTTTTAATCTCACTTGCTGTTTTGCTATATGTTTTTGTGATATAATGCTGTACACCAACTATTCTGATCTTGACGCCGGCATACTTATCTGTTGAATGTTGAATGGCATGGACAGGCAGAGGAGGTTGTGGTggaggacgatgacgatgatgatgatgacgatgacgacaagGATGATGATGAATTGGATGGTGAGTTATTATGATATGGTACTGTCTGTTTAGCGCTATTTAGGCATGTCGGAAcctgggtatggtgttaaatgagcaagggccgtgtcgtcacccccgtgacgcgccgtgtcacgATCTGGAcaggtgtcaagtgagcaaggatcgagtCGTCGCATCCTtacttccttagtggcgcgccacaTCGGTGCCCAGGTGTGGTgtaaaatgagcaagggtcttcacacctactTCGGttggtgcgaagggtaaggaagctagtcgagccaactaggatccgtttagttAGCTGGAATGGAGGGTTCCTTACAGGTAAattaagagagttagtggacacagtggttaggagacgtgtaaatattttatgcgtccaagagactaaatggaatgggcagaaggcgaaggaggtggacaataccggcttcaagctctggtacaaagggacaagttcaaataaaaatggaggagttttgattgataagaccctcaaggatggtgtggtggaggtgagaaggcaaggggataggatcatcttagttaaacttgtcattagtgatatggtcttaaagtaattagtgcgtatgccccccaagtaggccatgatgagagtgctaagcggcttttctgggaagacttagatcgcttggttagagctgtccctaatagcgagaagctctttataggaggtgattttaatggccatgtaggtacatcaagtgcaggttttGAGGCGGTTCATGGGGGTTTCGGATATGGTAGTAGAAACCAGGAGGATATGGTAGTAGAaaccaggagggagaggaagtcttagacttcgccatatcttttgatctgatgatagctaacactttctttcgtaagagatggtcccatttagtgacctttagtagcggccagtactctagtcaaatcgactttgtccttacaaggagggataaatgaacatgcgtggactgtaaggtgatacctggagaataTGTGGTtgctcaacacaagctggtggtggctgatttccgctttctggtgcaagctcgtgggaacaaataagctagggttgctagaacgaagtggtggaaattagaaggggaggtatcaaaggtctttaaggaaaaggtcattgaagagggcccttgaaatgatgaaggcgatgcaaacagcatgtgggagaagatggcaacatgcgttcggaaggttgcttcagaggtgcttggagtgaccaaagggagcggatgcgacttgaaagacacttggtggtggaatgaagatgagcaaaaggctattaaggagaagaaggaatgctataagcgcttgtatcatgacaggtgtgcaaacaacatagagaagtacaaggtggcaaagaagactgcaaaacgagcggtgagtgcCGCAAAGGGGGGggggcctatgaggacctttaccgacgtttgagtacgaaggaaggagagaaggactaTTTATAGGATGGTTAGGGTTtgcgataggaagacaagggacttcaaccaagtcaagtgcataaaggatgagagggagcagctcttggtgaaggaggatgggatcagacatagatggcaagagtatttttataaattgttcaatggtgagaacgagaacaccaccgttcagctggacgactcgggttgatgacactaacagacgctttgtgcggaggattcaagaatcggaggtcagagaagtcttgaaaatgatgaaagggggcaaagcgatgggctctgatggtatcccaatcaaggtgtggagatgtctcggggatatagctatagtatggttaaccaagatgttcaacaatatctttcgatcgaacaagatgtctgaggagtgaagaagaagcatattggtaccaatctacaagaacaagggagatatccaaagttgtactaattatcggggaattaagttgatgagccacactatgaagttatgagagggagtcatcgagcagcgcctacgaggaacgacgcagatatcaacaaaccaatttggtttcatgcccggaaggtcaaccacagaagcaatcttcttaataagatagGTTATGgtgcggtttagagagcagaagaagaacctccacttggttttcattgacttggagaaggcttatgataagataccaagaaatgttatgtggtggtctttggacaaatataaagtcccatcaaagtacgtgatcctcatcaaggacatgtgcAACAATGTTGttactagtgttcgaacaaatgatagtaacacagattacttttcGATTAAAATtgaacttcatcaagggtcaagccttaagcccgtatctctttgccttggtaatggatgaggttaccaggaacatacaaggggatatcccttggtgtatgttgttcgctgatgatgtagtgttggtggacgaaagccaggcgggagtaaataggaaactagagttatggcggtagACTCTTGAGTCTAAATGTTTTAGATTGAGCacaactaaaaccgaatacatgagatgccaCTTTGGCGGAATTGTACAGGAGGaaggagatgtgagtttggaaggtcaagtagtgtctaAGAAGGATACCTGTCGGTATCTcggatcgatgctacagaaggatggagatattgatgcggacgttagccatagaattaaagcagggtggatcaagtggcgacaagcttctggcattctctgtgacaagagggtaccacaaaagctaaaaggcaagttctatagaacgacgattagaccggctatgttgtatggagcagaatattggcgtacaaagattcgacatgttcaacaactgagtgttgtagaaatgcgtatgttgtgatggatttgcggtcacacaagaatggaccgatttcggaacgatgatatacgtgatcgtctagaggtagcaccaattgaagaaaagtttgtccaacatcggttgaggtggtttggccatgtccaaaggagacctccagaggcaccagtccattgtggagtcctaagccaagctaataatatgagaagTAGAGGAAGactgaaattgacatggggggaggcaataaaaagagatttgaaagcttaggatatacctagagatctatgtttgaatatgagtacttggaaagcagctattgaagtgcctgaaccgtgacttggggctcttggtgggtttcaactctagtctaccccaacttgcttgggactaaaaggctatgttgttgttgatgttgttgttgttgtaggttcATGATAAGAATGTAAATCTGTGAAAGTAGTGACAAAAGAAACGTCGTATAATATGTTGAAACTCGTAATGCTTATAATTTGTTGTCATTGGCTTGGTTATGTTTGAAGTGTCACTCTTCAGCCCTCGTGAAATGATTTATCACTAATGGTTTTTGTATTAAGCGCTACTAGAATCAGTTCGGTGCCACATCAGTGGTGCTACTGTAGGTCCATGAGTCTGGATGTTTAATTGTTAAATGCTGTACATGttagagcaaggggcatgcatagTTTTTTTTAGCTTGCCTTGAATACTTGTAGGTAGTTGATTTTGCTGCTATTGTTTTACATATTACATATATGGCTTATACGGCATAGGTGTATAGTTTTATGTACATATCAGGTACATGTCAACCACGTTCTTTAGAAAAAACACATGCCAACTATGCATAGTCACATACTGTTTATAGACAAGTAAACTGCATTGTTTAATTAGGCAGTCTCATTTGTTGATGACCAAGAAGACTGGGCAAACAAATGTTATGCCATGAGTTTTCTTGTTTCCCCTGTATCCCTTCGCAGGGAATTTGCTGACTGTTTGGTTCTCTGGTGTGTGGAACAATTACTATACCTGTGCTCTGATAAGTATTGATCACATTTTCATCTTCAGGACAAGAAGGGGATGCCAGTGGCAAGTCCAAGCAAAGCAGGAGTGAGAAGAAGAGCCGCAAGGCCATGCTGAAGCTTGGCATGAAGCCCATCACTGGTGTCAGCCGCGTCACTGTGAAGAAAAGCAAGAATGTAATTCATCATTCACTCATAGTCAGGTCAGGCAAACTGACATATATTATATATTGTTTGGCTAACAAGCTATTTTTCTAGATGCTTTTTGTCATCTCCAAGCCAGATGTGTTCAAGAGCCCGAATTCAGACACCTACGTCATATTTGGCGAGGCCAAGATCGAGGACCTCAGCTCTCAGCTGCAGACCCAGGCTGCAGAACAGTTCAAGGCTCCTGACTTGAGCCAAATGATCTCGAAGCCTGAGACATCTGGTCTGGGTCAGGAGGACAATGAGGAGGAGGTTGACGAAACTGGCGTTGAGGCCAAGGACATTGAGCTGGtcatgacccaggcatctgtttCGAGGCCCAAGGCTGTCAAGGCTCTCAAGGCTTCTAATGGGGACATCGTCACTGCCATTATGGAGCTGACTAATTA encodes:
- the LOC136476929 gene encoding nascent polypeptide-associated complex subunit alpha-like protein 1; its protein translation is MTAQAAEELAAQIEQQKLEEQKTEAEEVVVEDDDDDDDDDDDKDDDELDGQEGDASGKSKQSRSEKKSRKAMLKLGMKPITGVSRVTVKKSKNMLFVISKPDVFKSPNSDTYVIFGEAKIEDLSSQLQTQAAEQFKAPDLSQMISKPETSGLGQEDNEEEVDETGVEAKDIELVMTQASVSRPKAVKALKASNGDIVTAIMELTN